The genomic interval GTAACGGAAGGCAATCGGGGCGTAGGTCTTGAAGCGAAAGTCACTATAGTGATGTGCAGGGGTCAGGTTACTGCCTTCACTGTAATCAGAAATAGACATCTTTAGTATGATAGAGAAATCTATACACAGAGTGTAATCATGTTAAAACAGTACCTTTGACTGCAGCCTCTGTTACTTACCTGGGGAAGAAAATGCTTTCAACTACAACAAAGTCCTGCATTAGCACATCTCGTTCTGCTTTTTGGCTCAAGCTGCCAACGGTGTGAGTGATGCCCAGCTGAATGGCACCTTTTAAGGCTGAGGATGTGGTCTAAAGAAGATGGGGGAAATTCAAGATGTTTATATATCTTTTTTCGACCCGGCAGCTTTTGTGGGTTAAAGTCTCTTGCAATTCATCCCTAAAAAATGCAGGTCTATGGGTTGGTCCGTTAGTGCATTCACCATTGCAGAAAAGGGTAAATGTTGAATGAACAGACCTTTTTGTAGGTGGTTTCTCCAGTGGTGGTCTCAACACCCCGATGACCAATAGTCTTTTTCATActctgagcagcagctgcagaacTGGCCATCTGAGGTGAAGAAAGGgaacaataaaaatatgaaagGGGGTATTAGAGGGCACTAGGAGTATTGTGATGCTTACAATCCAAACAACTAGAGCATTTATTTTCgctatttatatatgtattgcTTCAGCTGAAAGGTGAGTGAGGCATCTAAGTCAACCTCGCCTGACTTCTCCATTATGTCTCTCACCCGTAGTTCTATTAAAGGTCctatatcatgctttttttttaggctaaataattgcatttgggggtactcttattattctcacactgtttCTGCAAAACCAATCTCAGCATCTTTCAAAAACAGTTTTGTATCATGTCGGATTGAGGCCCCCCTCCCaagcccagtctgctgtgattggtcagcacaCCAACTCTGTGGCGATTTTTGGAACGCTTTGCGCGTGTGTCGACAAATTCCCACCCCAGAGAAGTTGTTAACATTGCGGCACCGCCCAGTCTGGCATCCCACTACGTATTACAGAAGTTAAGCTTGAGCGCAAACAAGCCGTTTCACGCACTTAATGAGGGGCGTTCTCGGTGGGCTTGAACACTCGTCTCCCCCTGGCTCAGACTTGTATATACAGGGTTTCCCCAGGTTTGATCAAcccaaatttaagactttttttaGACCACTTCAATGAAAATTAAGACCTACATCGCACCCATTAAGTGGTCGTAAAACGCGGTCGTGCATatgttattcatgtttttttggaaCATATGTAACATTCATGTCAATACATTAATGAATGTGCCAAAGGATAAGTGTGCACTCACCAATCAAAGAGCCAAACTGAGGGCCTAACTCAAAGCCTAGAGGCCTGATGTCTCTTAAGACCATGTACCCAGAAATGataataaaagattaaaaaaacaatacacaaagTGATGGTGTGAAAGTGTAGCtgtatttttggtttaaatatcaaactttcaacacacaatataaaatataaacaaacaaactcttttCAAATTGCTGTAGTTTCTCAGCATTCAAATTTCCTCAACCATTTCAATGAATCCACCACTTGCCTCGTTGACCTCTTTTACTAACTCCTTCGTAATGTATGGagccagccctaaccctaacccgtccacagacatggtgactaatgtatgatagtaagcattattggccctaattaacactaatattcggaaacaacactgcctcaaaaggatattggcctaagcaacaccagtagaggctatacttttccctgaacttttaaacgttgcaaacgtgcaaaaacataattatatatttatgtggcattcagtccaatgcctaaaatatatctgtggcattcagtaggccaatgctgtggtaaagtgtgtaaagtatgaccaagtgtttctttctgttcaatagatagaacttatcaatcccctgtaggagaaatttgttaatgtttgtccctataaaacaataatggcaaaaaaaaacatgacggtaactcttaAGTCAAaacgtccaatctgaaggctctacttaaccactccccctactcacttccagcaatgcaaagcgaacagaactgaggtgGGGAGGGTTGAGCTTAAGTAGTTTGTGaccgacccagaggaacgcaacgcaaattcaatgtgaacatgtagtaggctttaataaaatcccggacgattttgaaattccgcccggacacatttttttttaaaagtgtctcaaaaagagggcatgtccgggcaaaagaggacgtctggtcacccttCGTAAggggaacccatttgattcctacctgttccactgttaaatagtggCGCaagttggtgggcgctatcctggtaagttctctgcgtgagaaatacgaagtgtggcgtgtgagagtgtgcatgggtcgaattgcgtgtgtctcacgccgaatgcgtgagactttaGAGCCCTGCTTCCCCATGATGTGGCGTCTCCTCTCGACTGATTATGTTTGTTGAGATTGCCGGCGCGAAAACCCAAAGTATTGTTCGCGCATGCTCCAATAAATGAGACGTTCTCTGACGTTACGCAAAACCCCGATACGCAAAACGCCCCCCATTTTCCCCTTGTGTTACAGTCCGGTTGACTACGAAAACATACCCTAGTAGGGAATTTAAGACCATCTTTAAAAAATTAAGACTTGGGTAACgcaatttaagactttttaaggccttaatttAGGAACATGAAATTTAAGACATTTTTTAGACTTTTTTGAGACCCCGCGGCTACCCTGATATGAGTATATAAGTGAGTATATATGAGTTTGTCATGCGATTTGTCTGTGTACTGAACCTATTCACTGCTCCATTAACGTTTAATGCCAAATCACTGTATTTCCTTGTTTAAAATGTACCGCAAGATGCAGTTTTTTTCCgttatttttccttttcctgAAAACTATTCAAAATGATTTATAGCGTTTTGGAAAAGAGCTCCTCATATATAGTTTAGCAGACGTAAAACATGTATGCATATGTCGTATAACagtaaagcaaaggaaaaagtcaAAGCCTTTAAGTGACGTACTTGATCCCATAAACTACTGCACGCTAGTCATAGGAAgcaatagacagacagacagacagacagacagacagacagacagacagacagacagacagacagacagacatgctcGCATGACTCAATGGTTTATCATTTTGTAGCGCAAATTTGCTTTAAATTTACTTGATAACACTGCTATAGGCCAACAAAGAATGACGTGAAGGAATCCTGGTTCCATCTGAAAATAAAGAGCATAACATACCTAATAAATACGTTTTGATGCGCAATCAAATAATGTAAATAACCTCTCTTGCTTGCTTGGCACTTAAAGCCATGTTCAATTGAAGGATTTTGTGGCCAAGGCAGAAGCGTGACTGATCTACAACATTACATATTTTGCACCCTGTATGAGGACTACTTTTACTCTCCGAAACTCTAAACCTCTTGGCCTGGCCGGACCGACTGGATCAACATTTACTTCCTCAGCAGTGAGTCTATTTCAGAAGGGACCACGCCTTACCTCGGGAGACGCCACTTTTCGAATCCCGCTTGACCCTGTGAGGAGACAAAAACACGGACATGAGGATTAGGAAATAAAGCATGGGGAGCAGAACCACAGGTCAGCATATCAAACAAGAAAACCAGTCCAGTATCAGTTGTAGAAGAATTTGTTCATCCGTCTGGTGTCTAACTCATTTCGACTGAAAGCAATTGCCTTGGAATATTTTGACTGAATGATTGAGAAGTCCTTTGCTGGTTAATTAGCAGAGCTATTTTCAGCCATGGCCGTTTTTCGAAAAGACCAAGAGTGAGCCATGGCCTAATTGTAGCAGTAGTAACCAAGCGCTGCTCCCAATACTATGAGTGCATGAACTGGAACTACTTCTCTCTTGAGCACGCTGCTCTAGATAGGCCCTCACCCCAAGGACCTGTGTAAGATAACTAGCTCACAGCCAGCCAAACAGAGTCAAACTCTAACATCCTTGCATTATTGTTGAGTCACATTCAAGTCATATTGCTCAATACGTCAAGGTAAGCACACCAAGGAAAAGATTTTAAATGAAGAGCCTCATTTCATTTCAAACAAATCcaaaatataacaatatatgAGGTTTAATTTTTAACTATAACAATAAGTAGGTCTGCTTTAGCCTGTAACCAATTTTAGCATCTATTTTGGCATAGGAGGAGGTCATTATAAGCCAAAATGACTAAATTAATTTAAGGATGCACTGATACCGAAGCCAGTACCAAGTACTGCTCAGTTActccattttttttaaacatcgtCATTTTTCCTATTGATCGTCAAGCTAGTAATCTATGCTATTTTACCAGCgttactgaaataagtcccCAAAACACTATGTGCACTATGTTCCAGTCTGCTGCAAACGCAGGTGGCGTCACGACGCCCTGCAGTGTGGTTTGTGTGGAGCTCTGCCTGGGCAGCGGTTTACCGCGGCGTCCGAGAGAAAGTTTTGGTTTTCAGAAACTTATTGTATACCTCTACGGTGTAGTGGATGGTGAAGCTCCGTCTGAGCAGTATTCCAGAATTCCCGGATAGTATATTAGTATATCGCGAATGCTATAGTATATCTCCACGGTGCGTGACGCATGTAATCATACATTATCATAAAACGCTCATAAAAAACGATGGTACTAAGAGGTATTACAAAGTTGGACTGGGCCGTAACAGTGGGGCTAACACGCCTCCCTCTTGCCTAAAACCCTTAGCCTAAAGCACATTTAAGATCTAAAAGTGTTTAAATTCCCGCAGAAAACGTGGGTTCACTCGCCATTTGCAACAAAATGAAAGTACTTGTACTTGGTCAGAGAAAAAGTGGAATCGGTGCATCCATAGTTTAATTATCTAATTAGAATCATTGTAGGCTTAATCCGCAAAGCATTTGCTCAAAGATGATGCAGTCTCGTCAGCAGACATCCTTGCAACATAAGGGAATACCATGCAATGCAACCTCATAACGAAAACatctcaaaacacacaaacaccattcTGCCATCTTCCCTCTACTCTTGTTAGGCAAAACACACGACACTCATATGCAGTTtctgctgaaacacacacacacacacacatgcaggtacCTCGCTGTAATGCTCTCCTCCAGAACTGAGTCCTAATATCTGTGGAGTAAGATATGATCAACCCGAGATATGCTAAAAAATCTCATATGGAATCTATGGCTGTTGATACATTCGCGGAATTACGTGGCAGACCACTGGATATTTTGTGTGTCaccctgtgcgtgcgtgcgtgtatagaTAGAAGCCCCCTCAAAATCACTTTCCAGATGTATTCCCAGTCATTGCTGGTAATGGTTGCATGACTGCAAGTAGGCCATACTTGAATTTTGCCAACGTGTTGGTGCTTTCCATGAGTGGGGTCTCCCGTCTCATTTTCACATTCCTTTCTAGGTTTTCCTTTTTATATGCAGTAGGCCCAGTCAGTGTGTGTCGTTTGCATCCTGCCATAGAGACTGCTGGGGCCATGTCACCTTCCATGTCGAACTAGGTTCAGCCCTGTCTTTAGGGGTACAGAACGACACCCTCACGTGAGACAATGCCCTCCTCCACCATTCAGATATCTGAAACTTGATATTGTTTATGTGGGGGTGTAATCATAATGTCGCTTTGGAGCCAATCGCAACCATCGGTGGCATTTGCAATGCTTACCATCACATGAAGGCTTTGTAATTGTTATTAATTTAGCAAAGTGTTAAAATGGGGAGATGATTCATTCTTGCATTCTACTGGGTTTCAACAGACTATTGGTTTCAATGGGAAAACCCAGAACATCTAAAAGTCTGATAGTTTCCATCTGAATCACATCTCTGTTATAGCTGCATCAATAAAAGAGCCTGCTTCTACAAAACGTTGTTCTCTTCATACAAACAAATGCAAAGCAAGACAGCTTTGCAGATCTGATTCAACGTTTAATTATCGTTTAAGTAATCTGAGGCAAGGGAAACATTGTAAactgtcttgtttttatgcaactAACTACGGCTGGAATAACTGCCACCTATAAGAAAACTATTCAAATTGTAATTTTAGCCAGCAAAATTAATGCACAGACGTAAACATCTTGAGACAAAAGATATTGAAGGGGAAATGTGTCTAGACGGCCAGCCAGTCAATTATATGTCAGCCATCTTTCCCTGTGTACCAAACAAATCCCCAGTGCCAGCTCTCTTCAAAGGATGTCAGATCCATCTCTACATAACATAGTTTTAGTAAGTGACTGATTGATAGAACTGTCTTGCAACGATCAGAACCAGAGACACTTCTGGCACACTTCTTGATCACAACTGAACTGATCTAATGATAAGCTGGCCATAGTGGAGCAGCACATAGGAAAGCAGATAAGTGGAGCACAAAGGATTCATATATTAAAGAAGTGTCGGTGCTGTTCCAATCACAACCCGTCTTCATATTAAATgttcatttgaataaataataaagataCACCAGATAAATGCCACGAATCAGAAGCAATTTCTACTGAACactatacataaacacacaagttGCATTTAAGTAACTACGTTGCTTCATTTACAAAGGACCACCAAGAGCAACAGGAGGGATAGTTTGTTATAACCATCAGTCAGTACATGGGATTGGCAGCCAGTCTTGTGCCTTCACGTTAACATTACAGATAAGGATGTCAATACATTAGGGAGGAGCGAAGCCGATGTCCGacaaattgttggtctcattggCAAATAATGTTAATTAAGATCACTGCCTGGAGTGGATTACCCCAAAATATATTGTTAACAAACAAGATATGATAAACTAGAGAGATAACGGTATAGTGGGCACTGCTTTGGGCTAGCTGTTGCTCCTTAGCCGCAGCGGGGATACTGGCCATTATACAGGTCTGGTAAAGAACCACAcgttttattaataaataaacatcGTGATAAACATCGTAAAACGTTGTTGATGGTTCACTTATTTTTACTGACAGCATAACCACACGTCGGATATCACATTTCCCTGCCTTGTTAGCACCACAGCGGCTAACTGGCTAGCAAACTCCTAGGTCTCTGAGTTAGCCAAACCTACCAATTTAAGTTCGGCGGCCGTAACTGGTTTTGAATAAGGTGTAATACAGTAAGCGTATCggtaatgtaatgtaaaaacGATACGCAGTTGTCGAATAATCCTTCGTTACTAAATGCATGCGGATTCGGTTGATGCTAGCTACCTGTCGGGACTGCTGATCCCGGGTCGGCTGCAGCGGCGGTCGCCATTATGGTTCTGACTGCTCGCATAGTGGCCAGCGCGAGCGTCTTCTTTCTGGTCTTTAGCACCCCTAGTGGACCAGACTGGCCGCACACATAGTGGACCAGACTGGCAGCGCACCTATTGGACCAGGCTTGCAGCACACCAAGTTCACCAGGCTGGCAGTGGCAAGTaactcaattaaattaaatgcaaTGTTATTTTTATAGCCTTCAATCACAGGTactgtctcaaagggcttagcaGGCATCATATgtatgacacccccctgaccccaGCCCCCCAAGAGGgcaaaaaactcccttaattagcaaggaagaaatcttgaggaaCACATAgcgggggatccctccttccagggatggcaAGGAGTTCAATGGgggccataattgacatacatacatacttacataAAGGCAAAACATTCTAAATCTGTGATTGGGCGCATGTAAACACATTATTGCTTGCATTGGTAATTGTATGCAGTACTAAGGCTCAgcatgtatatacagtatatactccAGGATACAAACATAAGTTATTTGTGTAATATAATGGATTGTATCATTTGAATACAATTTTAAACGTTTTGTTAGCATAGGTATTATATACACAATATAGTTTGCAGACACCCTGTTTTTATGACACTATGGTTAATTGCAATGGCAATATAAAGTGAaagataaaaacacaaacaagacaAGGGTTGAATGTTGATTTAATCAAGAAATCCCAATACATTTCCAAAAAGGAATATTACTTATATTGATTAGTATGTGACACAGACCACTGTCTAATATACCGTACACAAACATGGTTATTTCTTCAAGTTTACACTCAAGCACAGTGTGTGGATTACAACACACTGAGCAGCACTGCCTGTAGTTTAAGCTATAATAGGTCTGTTATTGCCTCATGCAACATGCTTTATGAATGTGTTCCCTTTCTTCTCTTATTTCAAAGTGCTAACTAGGCCCCTATCTGAATAAGATGCACATAAAATTGGCTTTAGGAAAGAGGACACTTCTTCGTCCTCTGGTCTATCTTAATTTGCTTGGAGATGGCATTCATCAGTATTTTGGAAATGCATTTGGTGGAATCCACAGAAGTGATGCAACACTTGGCTACAAATGGAGCTTTTCTTGTTGAGCAAATGCCTTTGTTCTTTATCTGTAAAGAAAATCCATGTTTATATTATCACAAACATTTATTGTTCACAATTAACTGTAGCCCCtcatagaaaaaaataactcaCCTTTTGCTGAATACAGGAAGTTCTCTGATTGGAAGAGAGATGGCAGCACTGTTTCACAAAATTCTGAATCGGAAGTCCTGCTAGCAACCTGTTAACACAATATCCAAATCAGTTTTTGTTAAACATAAGATTGAATCATGGATAAATGATTAATGTGGATATTTAGTAAGTGCTAGTATTTCACAACTCTACATGAAAAGTAAGAACAATGTTTTAAGAAAAACAAAGATAGGTTTGGAGACCGTACTTCTTTTTGATGAGCTTGTGAGTTTCACAGATCTGGCCGAGTGAGGCGTTCTGCAACGTGGGCGTATAAGTCGACAGGTCGACATTATAGCCAGCGCTGGGAGAACTGGAATGGAAACACTCATATCTCTCCTGGCCCTCTTCCATCTCACAGCAATGGtacttcatcttcctctccttgtCCTCTCTGCAGAACCTGTCCATCTCCTCCCGCCACTGAAAAAACACAAGGATATATCGAAACAAGGTTATATAGAGACAATGTTATAAAGAGATAAGGTTAGATAGAGACAAGGTCATATAAAGACAAGGATATATAGAGACAAGGCAGAAGTTTAGGTCAAAGGATTTGCTTCAATTTCGAATAATTACAAATGGTCCCACGGTGTGTTGATGCCAAAGTTTACCTTTCCATCTGCACACTCAAGTACTTCCTGTTTTCTTTTGCAGCACTGTTTGAATCCCCTCTCAAGGCGGTTGACGGCCTTGGTCTGACGGACCAACCAGCCATAGCCTCTGCGTGGTAAGCAGCGGAGGTCATAGAACGGGCGCAGCTTGTGGTGAATGCAGACCGATTTTATGTCGTCAGCCATGGGGCGCGCGGGGGGGAAACTGATGCTCACTTTGTTGGACAGAGTTCTCTGCTGTATGGTGCCTCTGAGGCTTCTCGTTGTCAGCGTTGATCTGTGAACAGAATCATCGGACATCGTTAACTACATGCACATGTTCTGCAGGGATGTCATGATGAAAATAGCACGCAATCAGATCAAATATTAATATCAAAATATGTTTAGTTGATTAACCGACTAAATATTAAGCAAGATAGAAATATAAAAACATGCATtagtaatatatatttaaaaaagggTATTTGTCAGCATATTGTTTTAcgtcacaacaaaaaaaataagtacTGTCTCCAAACCTAAATATTCGGAAAAAAAACAGTAAAAGAATTTAACGTCTCCACTAATTAACAAATTCATGATGCAGGGCACCGCTTCAGTACACCTTAGCGGTGCGTTACTCAGGCATGTGTCGGGGCTGAAGGAGAAGCTGGACTCCACAGGAATGGGGGACACCGGGAGCTCCTCCGTGGGCAGGTAGGAGGCATTGGGAGCGTCCTCCTGGAAGCACTTGAGTTGGGCAGAACCCTGTTCTTTACAACAGGAGTACACACGGTCCTTCACAGAGGTGTCCATCTCACAGAAGGTGGCCACCATCTGCTTCCACTGTAGTGTGTAGAGcacataaacaaaacacaccTGGTTAGTTATCATGATGTAGGAGCCATTCAGCAGtgcattacattacattgaTGCTACAATCGGTGGGTGGCACTACAATGGAATATGTCTACAAATTAGGGGGCACAACTGTATTCAGATGATGTTTGGGTAaatacaaatcacacacacacacacacacacacacacacacacacacacacacacacacacacacacacacacacacacacacacacacacacacacacacacacacacacacacacacacacacacacacacgtttccaaATCAACATTGGCCAAACTACAAGGTAACTTTCCAACCATAACACAGCTcagtatgaaaaataaaatgactGAGTCAAAAATGAGTGGCAAGTGTAATAATCCAGAGAGTCACTACAAAAGGCATTATCACGGCAACCTTATGTCCGGAGATATATCATTTCTTAACAAAGTTGAACCATTAAACATTTCAAACCAGTgtttttaaaggagacatattatagaGTTTttccaacaagtaaacatagtatatgagtttcagaaaaaaaatgttttaagctgtttgctggaaatagcttttaggagaAAAAAtatctcgcctaccgctattcccctctgttacagtcccttcagaatgcgctgtttctggtgtctgtagctttaatgcaaatgagctgctgccc from Gadus morhua chromosome 11, gadMor3.0, whole genome shotgun sequence carries:
- the ecm1b gene encoding extracellular matrix protein 1 isoform X1, producing MDWSWTLVCACAGLFWIGRASGEKQMMEEHRMVEQREVDMGEFMTAMHPEIRVAVEIEPNGELSERGPPAFGPRSFGMPPPSLNYPVVFPPGRPMPNNLQAICLHGDHRPRYPDTYFPASGFGQLKRRALAVNLAESLFSECCAADQTRGQNLTLCCVKQAWKQMVATFCEMDTSVKDRVYSCCKEQGSAQLKCFQEDAPNASYLPTEELPVSPIPVESSFSFSPDTCLSNAPLRSTLTTRSLRGTIQQRTLSNKVSISFPPARPMADDIKSVCIHHKLRPFYDLRCLPRRGYGWLVRQTKAVNRLERGFKQCCKRKQEVLECADGKWREEMDRFCREDKERKMKYHCCEMEEGQERYECFHSSSPSAGYNVDLSTYTPTLQNASLGQICETHKLIKKKLLAGLPIQNFVKQCCHLSSNQRTSCIQQKIKNKGICSTRKAPFVAKCCITSVDSTKCISKILMNAISKQIKIDQRTKKCPLS
- the ecm1b gene encoding extracellular matrix protein 1 isoform X2, yielding MDWSWTLVCACAGLFWIGRASGAMHPEIRVAVEIEPNGELSERGPPAFGPRSFGMPPPSLNYPVVFPPGRPMPNNLQAICLHGDHRPRYPDTYFPASGFGQLKRRALAVNLAESLFSECCAADQTRGQNLTLCCVKQAWKQMVATFCEMDTSVKDRVYSCCKEQGSAQLKCFQEDAPNASYLPTEELPVSPIPVESSFSFSPDTCLSNAPLRSTLTTRSLRGTIQQRTLSNKVSISFPPARPMADDIKSVCIHHKLRPFYDLRCLPRRGYGWLVRQTKAVNRLERGFKQCCKRKQEVLECADGKWREEMDRFCREDKERKMKYHCCEMEEGQERYECFHSSSPSAGYNVDLSTYTPTLQNASLGQICETHKLIKKKLLAGLPIQNFVKQCCHLSSNQRTSCIQQKIKNKGICSTRKAPFVAKCCITSVDSTKCISKILMNAISKQIKIDQRTKKCPLS
- the ecm1b gene encoding extracellular matrix protein 1 isoform X3 translates to MDWSWTLVCACAGLFWIGRASGGELSERGPPAFGPRSFGMPPPSLNYPVVFPPGRPMPNNLQAICLHGDHRPRYPDTYFPASGFGQLKRRALAVNLAESLFSECCAADQTRGQNLTLCCVKQAWKQMVATFCEMDTSVKDRVYSCCKEQGSAQLKCFQEDAPNASYLPTEELPVSPIPVESSFSFSPDTCLSNAPLRSTLTTRSLRGTIQQRTLSNKVSISFPPARPMADDIKSVCIHHKLRPFYDLRCLPRRGYGWLVRQTKAVNRLERGFKQCCKRKQEVLECADGKWREEMDRFCREDKERKMKYHCCEMEEGQERYECFHSSSPSAGYNVDLSTYTPTLQNASLGQICETHKLIKKKLLAGLPIQNFVKQCCHLSSNQRTSCIQQKIKNKGICSTRKAPFVAKCCITSVDSTKCISKILMNAISKQIKIDQRTKKCPLS